Proteins from one Coffea arabica cultivar ET-39 chromosome 8c, Coffea Arabica ET-39 HiFi, whole genome shotgun sequence genomic window:
- the LOC113706453 gene encoding uncharacterized protein isoform X1 has product MESKHIMMSALSVGIGVGIGLASGQTVSKWTGGGSSCNGLTPQVIEKEMMYLLVDGKDSKVTFDQFPYYLSEQTRVLLTSAAFFHLKKAEFHKHARNLSPASRTILLSGPAETYQQMLAKALAHYFEAKLLLLDVTDFSLKIQNKYGCTSKETSFKRSISEATLGRVSDLFGSFSMLQPKEEYKGTLRRQSSGVDIESKGTQGSLNVPKLRRNASASANMSSLTSNTTSVIPAPLKRTSGWSFDDKLLIQTLYKVLAKVSKSHPIILYLRDVEMLLCRSERVYVLFQKMLKRLSGSVLIIGSRIVDASSDYRELDERLSSVFPYNIEIKAPEDETHLVNWNSQLEEDMKMIQYQDTKNHIVEVLAANDIMCDDLGSLRMADTMVLSNYVEEIVVSAISYHLMHTKDPEYRNGKLVISSSSLSHGSSIFQEGKSAGKDTLKLEAQAEMPKNGGGVNAIAEANPGSQTDTEATVTTAKDGDASDSASKAPEVPPDNEFEKRIRPEVIPASEINVTFEDIGALEEIKRSLQELVMLPLRRPDLFKGGILKPCRGILLFGPPGTGKTMLAKAIAREAGASFINASMSTITSKWFGEDEKNVRALFTLAAKVSPTIIFVDEVDSMLGQRSRAGEHEAMRKIKNEFMTHWDGLMTKSGERILVLAATNRPFDLDEAIIRRFERRIMVGLPSVDNREMILKTLLSKECVDESLDFKELAAMTEGYSGSDLKNFCTTAAYRPVRELIHQECLKDLEKKLGEEQRVNCEGATSTEEEDKEERVITIRALNMEDFKEAKNQVAASFAAEGPIMTELRQWNELYGEGGSRKTTEQLSYFL; this is encoded by the exons atggagtctaAGCATATAATGATGTCAGCATTGAGTGTGGGAATAGGAGTAGGGATAGGATTGGCCTCTGGACAGACTGTTAGCAAGTGGACCGGTGGTGGCTCCTCTTGCAACGGCCTCACCCCACAGGTTATCGAGAAAGAGATGATGTATCTTTTGGTTGATGGCAAAGATAGCAAAGTCACCTTTGATCAATTCCCTTACTATCTTAG TGAGCAGACAAGAGTTTTGCTAACAAGTGCAGCCTTTTTTCATTTGAAGAAAGCTGAATTTCATAAACACGCAAGGAATCTTTCTCCTGCAAGTCGTACAATATTGCTTTCGGGACCTGCTG AAACTTACCAGCAGATGCTTGCGAAGGCTTTGGCTCATTACTTTGAGGCCAAGTTGTTGCTATTAGACGTAACCGACTTCTCTCTCAAG ATTCAGAACAAATACGGGTGCACCAGTAAGGAAACT TCTTTCAAAAGGTCTATATCTGAAGCGACTTTGGGCCGAGTATCTGATTTGTTTGGATCATTTTCAATGCTTCAACCCAAGGAAGAATACAAAG GAACATTACGTAGACAGAGCAGCGGGGTAGATATTGAATCAAA GGGAACCCAAGGGTCACTTAATGTTCCAAAATTGCGAAGAAATGCATCTGCTTCTGCTAACATGAGTAGTCTTACTTCAAATACAACATCTGTGATACCAg CTCCTCTCAAGCGGACAAGCGGTTGGTCTTTTGATGATAAACTTCTTATACAGACACTATACAAG GTGTTGGCCAAAGTCTCAAAGAGCCATCCTATCATCCTCTATCTCAGGGATGTGGAGATGCTGCTTTGTAGGTCAGAAAGAGTGTATGTCTTGTTCCAGAAAATGTTGAAAAGATTGAGTGGATCAGTGTTGATCATTGGTTCAAGAATTGTAGATGCTAGTAGTGACTATAGAGAATTGGATGAAAGGCTTTCTTCTGTATTCCCTTACAATATTGAAATTAAAGCCCCAGAGGATGAAACACATCTTGTCAATTGGAATTCCCAGCTGGAGGAGGATATGAAAATGATCCAATACCAAGATACTAAGAACCACATTGTTGAAGTACTTGCAGCTAATGACATTATGTGCGATGATCTTGGTTCACTTCGGATGGCAGACACAATGGTCCTCAGTAATTATGTAGAAGAAATTGTGGTATCAGCAATCTCTTACCATCTCATGCATACCAAAGATCCTGAGTACAGAAATGGAAAACTTGTTATTTCTTCCTCGAG TTTGTCCCATGGATCGAGCATATTTCAGGAAGGTAAATCTGCTGGAAAGGATACTTTAAAGCTTGAAGCCCAAGCTGAAATGCCAAAG AATGGAGGGGGTGTCAATGCAATTGCAGAAGCAAACCCCGGAAGCCAAACTGATACTGAAGCAACAGTTACAACTGCAAAGGATGGTGATGCTTCGGACTCAGCGTCTAAAGCTCCA GAAGTTCCTCCTGACAATGAATTTGAAAAGCGCATAAGGCCAGAAGTGATACCTGCAAGTGAAATAAATGTGACATTTGAGGACATTGGTGCCTTGGAAGAAATTAAACGATCTCTCCAAGAATTAGTGATGCTCCCTCTCAGACGGCCTGACCTTTTTAAGGGTGGCATCCTAAAGCCATGCAGAGGAATATTGTTGTTTGGACCCCCTGGTACGGGAAAGACTATGCTGGCCAAGGCCATTGCCAGGGAAGCCGGAGCAAGTTTTATTAATGCCTCCATGTCTACCATTACATCCAAATGGTTTGGTGAAGATGAGAAGAATGTTAGGGCCTTGTTCACTCTTGCAGCTAAGGTTTCTCCAACTATAATATTTGTGGATGAAGTTGATAGCATGCTTGGACAGCGATCAAGAGCTGGGGAGCATGAAGCCatgaggaaaataaaaaatgagtTCATGACCCACTGGGATGGATTAATGACAAAATCAGGTGAGAGAATTCTTGTTCTTGCTGCAACAAACAGGCCATTTGATCTCGATGAAGCAATCATTAGACGTTTTGAGAGAAG GATCATGGTTGGTCTACCATCTGTGGATAATAGAGAAATGATACTAAAAACTCTCCTCTCGAAGGAGTGTGTTGATGAAAGCTTAGATTTCAAGGAGCTTGCAGCCATGACAGAAGGATACAGCGGAAGTGATCTAAAG AACTTCTGCACAACTGCTGCTTATCGGCCAGTAAGAGAGTTAATACACCAGGAATGCCTAAAGGACCTT GAGAAGAAGCTTGGAGAGGAACAACGTGTAAATTGCGAAGGCGCTACCTCTacagaagaagaagataaagaaGAAAGGGTAATTACTATCAGGGCGTTGAACATGGAAGATTTCAAGGAAGCTAAAAACCAG GTTGCCGCTAGCTTTGCAGCCGAGGGACCCATAATGACAGAGCTGAGGCAATGGAATGAATTGTACGGGGAAGGTGGTTCGAGGAAGACAACAGAGCAATTATCATACTTCTTGTAG
- the LOC113707159 gene encoding reticulon-like protein B2, with the protein MADHHHEEDAKAESLIEKTRDKVHGADDSSSSSSDDEGKTSSLKAKVFRLFGREKPVHKLLGGGKPADVFMWRNKQISAGVLGVATAIWVLFEILEYHLLTLVCHGLIIVLAVLFLWSNASTFINKSPPRIPEVSVPEKPVLQFASDARVAINQTFALLRDVASGRDLKKFLSVIAGLWIFSILGSCCDFLTLLYISAVLLHTVPVIYDKYEDQVDSFAEKALAELKKQYAVFDKKVLSKIPRGPLKDKKTD; encoded by the exons ATGGCCGATCATCATCATGAGGAGGATGCAAAGGCGGAATCTTTGATTGAGAAAACTAGGGACAAAGTTCATGGTGCTGATGATTCTTCTTCGTCTTCTTCCGACGACGAAGGCAAAACCTCATCGTTGAAGGCTAAGGTTTTTCGCCTCTTCGGAAGAGAGAAGCCCGTTCACAAGCTCCTCGGTGGGGGCAAAC CGGCTGATGTGTTTATGTGGAGGAACAAACAGATATCAGCAGGAGTACTAGGTGTTGCCACTGCTATCTGGGTTCTGTTTGAAATTCTGGAATACCATTTGCTCACATTAGTTTGCCATGGTTTAATTATTGTACTGGCTGTGTTATTTTTGTGGTCCAATGCGAGCACCTTCATCAACAA ATCTCCACCTCGCATTCCTGAAGTTTCTGTTCCTGAGAAGCCGGTTTTACAGTTTGCATCTGATGCAAGGGTCGCGATCAACCAGACTTTTGCACTTTTGAGGGATGTTGCATCAGGAAGGGATCTGAAGAAGTTTCTATCT GTGATTGCTGGCTTGTGGATCTTTTCCATCCTGGGCAGTTGCTGTGATTTCTTGACCTTGCTTTACATAT CTGCTGTGCTGCTCCACACAGTTCCTGTGATATATGACAAATACGAGGACCAGGTGGACTCGTTTGCTGAGAAAGCTTTGGCGGAGCTCAAGAAACAGTACGCTGTGTTTGATAAAAAGGTGCTGAGTAAAATCCCAAGGGGACCATTGAAAGACAAGAAGACGGATTAA
- the LOC113706453 gene encoding uncharacterized protein isoform X2, giving the protein MLAKALAHYFEAKLLLLDVTDFSLKIQNKYGCTSKETSFKRSISEATLGRVSDLFGSFSMLQPKEEYKGTLRRQSSGVDIESKGTQGSLNVPKLRRNASASANMSSLTSNTTSVIPAPLKRTSGWSFDDKLLIQTLYKVLAKVSKSHPIILYLRDVEMLLCRSERVYVLFQKMLKRLSGSVLIIGSRIVDASSDYRELDERLSSVFPYNIEIKAPEDETHLVNWNSQLEEDMKMIQYQDTKNHIVEVLAANDIMCDDLGSLRMADTMVLSNYVEEIVVSAISYHLMHTKDPEYRNGKLVISSSSLSHGSSIFQEGKSAGKDTLKLEAQAEMPKNGGGVNAIAEANPGSQTDTEATVTTAKDGDASDSASKAPEVPPDNEFEKRIRPEVIPASEINVTFEDIGALEEIKRSLQELVMLPLRRPDLFKGGILKPCRGILLFGPPGTGKTMLAKAIAREAGASFINASMSTITSKWFGEDEKNVRALFTLAAKVSPTIIFVDEVDSMLGQRSRAGEHEAMRKIKNEFMTHWDGLMTKSGERILVLAATNRPFDLDEAIIRRFERRIMVGLPSVDNREMILKTLLSKECVDESLDFKELAAMTEGYSGSDLKNFCTTAAYRPVRELIHQECLKDLEKKLGEEQRVNCEGATSTEEEDKEERVITIRALNMEDFKEAKNQVAASFAAEGPIMTELRQWNELYGEGGSRKTTEQLSYFL; this is encoded by the exons ATGCTTGCGAAGGCTTTGGCTCATTACTTTGAGGCCAAGTTGTTGCTATTAGACGTAACCGACTTCTCTCTCAAG ATTCAGAACAAATACGGGTGCACCAGTAAGGAAACT TCTTTCAAAAGGTCTATATCTGAAGCGACTTTGGGCCGAGTATCTGATTTGTTTGGATCATTTTCAATGCTTCAACCCAAGGAAGAATACAAAG GAACATTACGTAGACAGAGCAGCGGGGTAGATATTGAATCAAA GGGAACCCAAGGGTCACTTAATGTTCCAAAATTGCGAAGAAATGCATCTGCTTCTGCTAACATGAGTAGTCTTACTTCAAATACAACATCTGTGATACCAg CTCCTCTCAAGCGGACAAGCGGTTGGTCTTTTGATGATAAACTTCTTATACAGACACTATACAAG GTGTTGGCCAAAGTCTCAAAGAGCCATCCTATCATCCTCTATCTCAGGGATGTGGAGATGCTGCTTTGTAGGTCAGAAAGAGTGTATGTCTTGTTCCAGAAAATGTTGAAAAGATTGAGTGGATCAGTGTTGATCATTGGTTCAAGAATTGTAGATGCTAGTAGTGACTATAGAGAATTGGATGAAAGGCTTTCTTCTGTATTCCCTTACAATATTGAAATTAAAGCCCCAGAGGATGAAACACATCTTGTCAATTGGAATTCCCAGCTGGAGGAGGATATGAAAATGATCCAATACCAAGATACTAAGAACCACATTGTTGAAGTACTTGCAGCTAATGACATTATGTGCGATGATCTTGGTTCACTTCGGATGGCAGACACAATGGTCCTCAGTAATTATGTAGAAGAAATTGTGGTATCAGCAATCTCTTACCATCTCATGCATACCAAAGATCCTGAGTACAGAAATGGAAAACTTGTTATTTCTTCCTCGAG TTTGTCCCATGGATCGAGCATATTTCAGGAAGGTAAATCTGCTGGAAAGGATACTTTAAAGCTTGAAGCCCAAGCTGAAATGCCAAAG AATGGAGGGGGTGTCAATGCAATTGCAGAAGCAAACCCCGGAAGCCAAACTGATACTGAAGCAACAGTTACAACTGCAAAGGATGGTGATGCTTCGGACTCAGCGTCTAAAGCTCCA GAAGTTCCTCCTGACAATGAATTTGAAAAGCGCATAAGGCCAGAAGTGATACCTGCAAGTGAAATAAATGTGACATTTGAGGACATTGGTGCCTTGGAAGAAATTAAACGATCTCTCCAAGAATTAGTGATGCTCCCTCTCAGACGGCCTGACCTTTTTAAGGGTGGCATCCTAAAGCCATGCAGAGGAATATTGTTGTTTGGACCCCCTGGTACGGGAAAGACTATGCTGGCCAAGGCCATTGCCAGGGAAGCCGGAGCAAGTTTTATTAATGCCTCCATGTCTACCATTACATCCAAATGGTTTGGTGAAGATGAGAAGAATGTTAGGGCCTTGTTCACTCTTGCAGCTAAGGTTTCTCCAACTATAATATTTGTGGATGAAGTTGATAGCATGCTTGGACAGCGATCAAGAGCTGGGGAGCATGAAGCCatgaggaaaataaaaaatgagtTCATGACCCACTGGGATGGATTAATGACAAAATCAGGTGAGAGAATTCTTGTTCTTGCTGCAACAAACAGGCCATTTGATCTCGATGAAGCAATCATTAGACGTTTTGAGAGAAG GATCATGGTTGGTCTACCATCTGTGGATAATAGAGAAATGATACTAAAAACTCTCCTCTCGAAGGAGTGTGTTGATGAAAGCTTAGATTTCAAGGAGCTTGCAGCCATGACAGAAGGATACAGCGGAAGTGATCTAAAG AACTTCTGCACAACTGCTGCTTATCGGCCAGTAAGAGAGTTAATACACCAGGAATGCCTAAAGGACCTT GAGAAGAAGCTTGGAGAGGAACAACGTGTAAATTGCGAAGGCGCTACCTCTacagaagaagaagataaagaaGAAAGGGTAATTACTATCAGGGCGTTGAACATGGAAGATTTCAAGGAAGCTAAAAACCAG GTTGCCGCTAGCTTTGCAGCCGAGGGACCCATAATGACAGAGCTGAGGCAATGGAATGAATTGTACGGGGAAGGTGGTTCGAGGAAGACAACAGAGCAATTATCATACTTCTTGTAG